One region of Populus trichocarpa isolate Nisqually-1 chromosome 4, P.trichocarpa_v4.1, whole genome shotgun sequence genomic DNA includes:
- the LOC7458527 gene encoding uncharacterized protein LOC7458527 isoform X2, with protein sequence MVELQSCASLVNASALCSIEQEVKEENTVNVIAEISAELQREREKNAELMEKISVLEAQIQERDHKGSLITHRQGSSINATERRLKRFKRQKLKVIQNDVQNGNVVDVGMVSQIKHEIPFSIPPKDANLEDCLVNWMSMDETQFSQLEKLKGDDSAADCNDTDDTDEEDEADNKIDHINGQMDVVHVGAIELKENLHEDSVGEAIKLSCFESSFGGQSEQTFQHLNQARNEDRKNDGLPPEKQLVHDCADARNHDNREIKNKESHRTEADDFVPKEACYTRPGNVSLLRKPPKIAFCPKEVKRILESEVLLLRNAQSHTIRKIIVFASLGIRHGCDDMYELDFNHFSILRKGEPYVSPKDPGEYVLYENPGIQRKIFYPNRQNPTLCPVQILEEEKDMRRSDPSCPSCLFLCIKYGGRTRNLPQNEYVRQRMGRNKLKSFGPLLCRMAMLVHIRSGSFFFKALGITLLFMAGFPDDLVQRETKYRNLDLLQKYYRVDFRRRTDEDAEGEELFLSPEKTCEASPGSKKLTGKTTSTKSKGKKQSNSSSKPHNLPRSSIPEYVPSTSAPPAPFGHMGYSSMQTHAMAAFQAIPYQTPPDTPAVPSQVIDSPNVSYHNQTPYHMFPPQPANSFMPMIYWSAPSAFPSSPYANTYGYRPFPSTANYISIHHQPYYSHPSLCSPIPKVPEKNEKNEVILKESDIDSDSSSSSTETKVPLLS encoded by the exons ATGGTGGAGCTTCAATCATGTGCTAGCTTGGTCAATGCTTCTGCATTGTGTTCAATAGAGCAAGAAGTGAAAGAAGAGAATACTGTCAATGTTATTGCAGAGATATCTGCAGAACTACAaagggaaagagaaaagaatgcTGAGCTTATGGAGAAAATATCTGTACTTGAAGCTCAAATACAAGAAAGAGATCACAAGGGGTCCTTGATCACACACAGACAA GGCAGCTCTATCAATGCAACAGAAAGAAGGCTTAAGAGGTTCAAAAGACAGAAATTAAAAGTGATCCAAAATGATGTTCAAAATGGAAATGTAGTCGATGTTGGGATGGTTTCACAGATAAAGCATGAGATTCCATTCAGTATTCCTCCCAAAGATGCAAATCTTGAAGACTGCTTAGTCAATTGGATGAGCATGGATGAGACTCAGTTTTCGCAGCTTGAAAAACTGAAAGGTGATGACTCTGCTGCAGATTGTAATGATACAGATGATactgatgaagaagatgaagctgATAATAAAATTGACCACATTAATGGACAAATGGATGTGGTCCATGTGGGTGCTATTGAACTGAAAGAAAATCTTCATGAAGATAGTGTTGGTGAGGCAATAAAGTTATCATGCTTTGAAAGTTCCTTTGGTGGACAGAGTGAGCAAACATTTCAACATCTGAACCAAGCAAGAAATGAAGATAGAAAGAATGATGGTCTTCCACCAGAGAAACAACTAGTTCATGATTGCGCAGATGCTCGAAATCATGACAacagagaaattaaaaataaggaaTCTCACAGGACAGAAGCAGATGATTTTGTACCTAAGGAGGCTTGTTATACTCGACCTGGAAATGTATCATTGCTTAGAAAGCCTCCGAAGATAGCTTTCTGTCCCAAGGAAGTAAAGAGGATACTCGAGTCTGAAGTCCTTCTATTGAGAAATGCTCAGTCCCACACCATCAGAAAAATCATAGTGTTTGCATCTCTTGGTATAAGGCATGGTTGTGATGATATGTATGAATTAGACTTCAATCATTTTAGCATTCTACGGAAGGGTGAACCATACGTCTCACCGAAAGATCCAGGG GAGTATGTGCTATATGAGAATCCAGGAAttcaaaggaaaatattttatccaAATCGGCAGAATCCAACGCTATGTCCAGTTCAGATTCTTGAGGAAGAGAAGGACATGCGCCGATCAGATCCTAGTTGCCCATCATGCCTTTTTCTTTGCATTAAGTATGGTGGGAGGACAAGAAATCTTCCTCAAAATGA ATATGTCAGGCAGCGGATGGGACGAAACAAGCTCAAGTCTTTCGGGCCACTTTTGTGCCGAATGGCAATGCTAGTTCACATACGCAGTGGGAGCTTCTTCTTCAAGGCCTTAGGAATCACACTTCTATTCATGGCTGGCTTTCCTGATGACCTGGTACAAAGAGAAACCAAATACCGGAACTTAGACTTGCTGCAAAAATACTACAG GGTGGACTTCAGGAGAAG GACTGATGAGGACGCAGAAGGAGAGGAGTTGTTTCTTTCACCGGAAAAGACTTGTGAA GCCAGTCCAGGGTCAAAGAAGTTGACAGGGAAAACAACTTCAACAAAATCAAAGGGAAAGAAACAATCAAACTCCTCAAGTAAGCCTCATAATCTTCCAAGATCATCAATTCCTGAGTATGTGCCATCAACCTCTGCACCTCCCGCCCCATTTGGGCATATGGGATATTCCTCAATGCAAACCCATGCAATGGCAGCATTCCAGGCCATCCCATATCAAACTCCACCTGATACTCCAGCAGTCCCAAGCCAAGTAATTGACAGTCCTAATGTCTCTTACCATAACCAAACCCCATATCATATGTTCCCACCACAGCCAGCAAATAGTTTCATGCCTATGATATATTGGTCAGCACCAAGTGCATTTCCTTCAAGTCCTTATGCCAACACATATGGTTATCGACCTTTTCCATCTACTGCAAACTACATTTCCATACACCATCAGCCTTATTACAGCCATCCTTCTTTGTGTTCTCCAATTCCCAAAGTGCCAGAAAAGAATGAGAAGAATGAAGTGATCCTGAAGGAGTCTGATATTGACTCTGATAGCAGTTCAAGCAGTACAGAAACAAAAGTCCCATTACTAAGCTGA
- the LOC7458527 gene encoding uncharacterized protein LOC7458527 isoform X1 gives MVELQSCASLVNASALCSIEQEVKEENTVNVIAEISAELQREREKNAELMEKISVLEAQIQERDHKGSLITHRQGSSINATERRLKRFKRQKLKVIQNDVQNGNVVDVGMVSQIKHEIPFSIPPKDANLEDCLVNWMSMDETQFSQLEKLKGDDSAADCNDTDDTDEEDEADNKIDHINGQMDVVHVGAIELKENLHEDSVGEAIKLSCFESSFGGQSEQTFQHLNQARNEDRKNDGLPPEKQLVHDCADARNHDNREIKNKESHRTEADDFVPKEACYTRPGNVSLLRKPPKIAFCPKEVKRILESEVLLLRNAQSHTIRKIIVFASLGIRHGCDDMYELDFNHFSILRKGEPYVSPKDPGEYVLYENPGIQRKIFYPNRQNPTLCPVQILEEEKDMRRSDPSCPSCLFLCIKYGGRTRNLPQNEYVRQRMGRNKLKSFGPLLCRMAMLVHIRSGSFFFKALGITLLFMAGFPDDLVQRETKYRNLDLLQKYYRVDFRRRTDEDAEGEELFLSPEKTCEVASPGSKKLTGKTTSTKSKGKKQSNSSSKPHNLPRSSIPEYVPSTSAPPAPFGHMGYSSMQTHAMAAFQAIPYQTPPDTPAVPSQVIDSPNVSYHNQTPYHMFPPQPANSFMPMIYWSAPSAFPSSPYANTYGYRPFPSTANYISIHHQPYYSHPSLCSPIPKVPEKNEKNEVILKESDIDSDSSSSSTETKVPLLS, from the exons ATGGTGGAGCTTCAATCATGTGCTAGCTTGGTCAATGCTTCTGCATTGTGTTCAATAGAGCAAGAAGTGAAAGAAGAGAATACTGTCAATGTTATTGCAGAGATATCTGCAGAACTACAaagggaaagagaaaagaatgcTGAGCTTATGGAGAAAATATCTGTACTTGAAGCTCAAATACAAGAAAGAGATCACAAGGGGTCCTTGATCACACACAGACAA GGCAGCTCTATCAATGCAACAGAAAGAAGGCTTAAGAGGTTCAAAAGACAGAAATTAAAAGTGATCCAAAATGATGTTCAAAATGGAAATGTAGTCGATGTTGGGATGGTTTCACAGATAAAGCATGAGATTCCATTCAGTATTCCTCCCAAAGATGCAAATCTTGAAGACTGCTTAGTCAATTGGATGAGCATGGATGAGACTCAGTTTTCGCAGCTTGAAAAACTGAAAGGTGATGACTCTGCTGCAGATTGTAATGATACAGATGATactgatgaagaagatgaagctgATAATAAAATTGACCACATTAATGGACAAATGGATGTGGTCCATGTGGGTGCTATTGAACTGAAAGAAAATCTTCATGAAGATAGTGTTGGTGAGGCAATAAAGTTATCATGCTTTGAAAGTTCCTTTGGTGGACAGAGTGAGCAAACATTTCAACATCTGAACCAAGCAAGAAATGAAGATAGAAAGAATGATGGTCTTCCACCAGAGAAACAACTAGTTCATGATTGCGCAGATGCTCGAAATCATGACAacagagaaattaaaaataaggaaTCTCACAGGACAGAAGCAGATGATTTTGTACCTAAGGAGGCTTGTTATACTCGACCTGGAAATGTATCATTGCTTAGAAAGCCTCCGAAGATAGCTTTCTGTCCCAAGGAAGTAAAGAGGATACTCGAGTCTGAAGTCCTTCTATTGAGAAATGCTCAGTCCCACACCATCAGAAAAATCATAGTGTTTGCATCTCTTGGTATAAGGCATGGTTGTGATGATATGTATGAATTAGACTTCAATCATTTTAGCATTCTACGGAAGGGTGAACCATACGTCTCACCGAAAGATCCAGGG GAGTATGTGCTATATGAGAATCCAGGAAttcaaaggaaaatattttatccaAATCGGCAGAATCCAACGCTATGTCCAGTTCAGATTCTTGAGGAAGAGAAGGACATGCGCCGATCAGATCCTAGTTGCCCATCATGCCTTTTTCTTTGCATTAAGTATGGTGGGAGGACAAGAAATCTTCCTCAAAATGA ATATGTCAGGCAGCGGATGGGACGAAACAAGCTCAAGTCTTTCGGGCCACTTTTGTGCCGAATGGCAATGCTAGTTCACATACGCAGTGGGAGCTTCTTCTTCAAGGCCTTAGGAATCACACTTCTATTCATGGCTGGCTTTCCTGATGACCTGGTACAAAGAGAAACCAAATACCGGAACTTAGACTTGCTGCAAAAATACTACAG GGTGGACTTCAGGAGAAG GACTGATGAGGACGCAGAAGGAGAGGAGTTGTTTCTTTCACCGGAAAAGACTTGTGAAGTA GCCAGTCCAGGGTCAAAGAAGTTGACAGGGAAAACAACTTCAACAAAATCAAAGGGAAAGAAACAATCAAACTCCTCAAGTAAGCCTCATAATCTTCCAAGATCATCAATTCCTGAGTATGTGCCATCAACCTCTGCACCTCCCGCCCCATTTGGGCATATGGGATATTCCTCAATGCAAACCCATGCAATGGCAGCATTCCAGGCCATCCCATATCAAACTCCACCTGATACTCCAGCAGTCCCAAGCCAAGTAATTGACAGTCCTAATGTCTCTTACCATAACCAAACCCCATATCATATGTTCCCACCACAGCCAGCAAATAGTTTCATGCCTATGATATATTGGTCAGCACCAAGTGCATTTCCTTCAAGTCCTTATGCCAACACATATGGTTATCGACCTTTTCCATCTACTGCAAACTACATTTCCATACACCATCAGCCTTATTACAGCCATCCTTCTTTGTGTTCTCCAATTCCCAAAGTGCCAGAAAAGAATGAGAAGAATGAAGTGATCCTGAAGGAGTCTGATATTGACTCTGATAGCAGTTCAAGCAGTACAGAAACAAAAGTCCCATTACTAAGCTGA
- the LOC7458527 gene encoding uncharacterized protein LOC7458527 isoform X4, with product MVELQSCASLVNASALCSIEQEVKEENTVNVIAEISAELQREREKNAELMEKISVLEAQIQERDHKGSLITHRQGSSINATERRLKRFKRQKLKVIQNDVQNGNVVDVGMVSQIKHEIPFSIPPKDANLEDCLVNWMSMDETQFSQLEKLKGDDSAADCNDTDDTDEEDEADNKIDHINGQMDVVHVGAIELKENLHEDSVGEAIKLSCFESSFGGQSEQTFQHLNQARNEDRKNDGLPPEKQLVHDCADARNHDNREIKNKESHRTEADDFVPKEACYTRPGNVSLLRKPPKIAFCPKEVKRILESEVLLLRNAQSHTIRKIIVFASLGIRHGCDDMYELDFNHFSILRKGEPYVSPKDPGEYVLYENPGIQRKIFYPNRQNPTLCPVQILEEEKDMRRSDPSCPSCLFLCIKYGGRTRNLPQNEYVRQRMGRNKLKSFGPLLCRMAMLVHIRSGSFFFKALGITLLFMAGFPDDLVQRETKYRNLDLLQKYYRTDEDAEGEELFLSPEKTCEASPGSKKLTGKTTSTKSKGKKQSNSSSKPHNLPRSSIPEYVPSTSAPPAPFGHMGYSSMQTHAMAAFQAIPYQTPPDTPAVPSQVIDSPNVSYHNQTPYHMFPPQPANSFMPMIYWSAPSAFPSSPYANTYGYRPFPSTANYISIHHQPYYSHPSLCSPIPKVPEKNEKNEVILKESDIDSDSSSSSTETKVPLLS from the exons ATGGTGGAGCTTCAATCATGTGCTAGCTTGGTCAATGCTTCTGCATTGTGTTCAATAGAGCAAGAAGTGAAAGAAGAGAATACTGTCAATGTTATTGCAGAGATATCTGCAGAACTACAaagggaaagagaaaagaatgcTGAGCTTATGGAGAAAATATCTGTACTTGAAGCTCAAATACAAGAAAGAGATCACAAGGGGTCCTTGATCACACACAGACAA GGCAGCTCTATCAATGCAACAGAAAGAAGGCTTAAGAGGTTCAAAAGACAGAAATTAAAAGTGATCCAAAATGATGTTCAAAATGGAAATGTAGTCGATGTTGGGATGGTTTCACAGATAAAGCATGAGATTCCATTCAGTATTCCTCCCAAAGATGCAAATCTTGAAGACTGCTTAGTCAATTGGATGAGCATGGATGAGACTCAGTTTTCGCAGCTTGAAAAACTGAAAGGTGATGACTCTGCTGCAGATTGTAATGATACAGATGATactgatgaagaagatgaagctgATAATAAAATTGACCACATTAATGGACAAATGGATGTGGTCCATGTGGGTGCTATTGAACTGAAAGAAAATCTTCATGAAGATAGTGTTGGTGAGGCAATAAAGTTATCATGCTTTGAAAGTTCCTTTGGTGGACAGAGTGAGCAAACATTTCAACATCTGAACCAAGCAAGAAATGAAGATAGAAAGAATGATGGTCTTCCACCAGAGAAACAACTAGTTCATGATTGCGCAGATGCTCGAAATCATGACAacagagaaattaaaaataaggaaTCTCACAGGACAGAAGCAGATGATTTTGTACCTAAGGAGGCTTGTTATACTCGACCTGGAAATGTATCATTGCTTAGAAAGCCTCCGAAGATAGCTTTCTGTCCCAAGGAAGTAAAGAGGATACTCGAGTCTGAAGTCCTTCTATTGAGAAATGCTCAGTCCCACACCATCAGAAAAATCATAGTGTTTGCATCTCTTGGTATAAGGCATGGTTGTGATGATATGTATGAATTAGACTTCAATCATTTTAGCATTCTACGGAAGGGTGAACCATACGTCTCACCGAAAGATCCAGGG GAGTATGTGCTATATGAGAATCCAGGAAttcaaaggaaaatattttatccaAATCGGCAGAATCCAACGCTATGTCCAGTTCAGATTCTTGAGGAAGAGAAGGACATGCGCCGATCAGATCCTAGTTGCCCATCATGCCTTTTTCTTTGCATTAAGTATGGTGGGAGGACAAGAAATCTTCCTCAAAATGA ATATGTCAGGCAGCGGATGGGACGAAACAAGCTCAAGTCTTTCGGGCCACTTTTGTGCCGAATGGCAATGCTAGTTCACATACGCAGTGGGAGCTTCTTCTTCAAGGCCTTAGGAATCACACTTCTATTCATGGCTGGCTTTCCTGATGACCTGGTACAAAGAGAAACCAAATACCGGAACTTAGACTTGCTGCAAAAATACTACAG GACTGATGAGGACGCAGAAGGAGAGGAGTTGTTTCTTTCACCGGAAAAGACTTGTGAA GCCAGTCCAGGGTCAAAGAAGTTGACAGGGAAAACAACTTCAACAAAATCAAAGGGAAAGAAACAATCAAACTCCTCAAGTAAGCCTCATAATCTTCCAAGATCATCAATTCCTGAGTATGTGCCATCAACCTCTGCACCTCCCGCCCCATTTGGGCATATGGGATATTCCTCAATGCAAACCCATGCAATGGCAGCATTCCAGGCCATCCCATATCAAACTCCACCTGATACTCCAGCAGTCCCAAGCCAAGTAATTGACAGTCCTAATGTCTCTTACCATAACCAAACCCCATATCATATGTTCCCACCACAGCCAGCAAATAGTTTCATGCCTATGATATATTGGTCAGCACCAAGTGCATTTCCTTCAAGTCCTTATGCCAACACATATGGTTATCGACCTTTTCCATCTACTGCAAACTACATTTCCATACACCATCAGCCTTATTACAGCCATCCTTCTTTGTGTTCTCCAATTCCCAAAGTGCCAGAAAAGAATGAGAAGAATGAAGTGATCCTGAAGGAGTCTGATATTGACTCTGATAGCAGTTCAAGCAGTACAGAAACAAAAGTCCCATTACTAAGCTGA
- the LOC7458527 gene encoding uncharacterized protein LOC7458527 isoform X3 encodes MVELQSCASLVNASALCSIEQEVKEENTVNVIAEISAELQREREKNAELMEKISVLEAQIQERDHKGSLITHRQGSSINATERRLKRFKRQKLKVIQNDVQNGNVVDVGMVSQIKHEIPFSIPPKDANLEDCLVNWMSMDETQFSQLEKLKGDDSAADCNDTDDTDEEDEADNKIDHINGQMDVVHVGAIELKENLHEDSVGEAIKLSCFESSFGGQSEQTFQHLNQARNEDRKNDGLPPEKQLVHDCADARNHDNREIKNKESHRTEADDFVPKEACYTRPGNVSLLRKPPKIAFCPKEVKRILESEVLLLRNAQSHTIRKIIVFASLGIRHGCDDMYELDFNHFSILRKGEPYVSPKDPGEYVLYENPGIQRKIFYPNRQNPTLCPVQILEEEKDMRRSDPSCPSCLFLCIKYGGRTRNLPQNEYVRQRMGRNKLKSFGPLLCRMAMLVHIRSGSFFFKALGITLLFMAGFPDDLVQRETKYRNLDLLQKYYRTDEDAEGEELFLSPEKTCEVASPGSKKLTGKTTSTKSKGKKQSNSSSKPHNLPRSSIPEYVPSTSAPPAPFGHMGYSSMQTHAMAAFQAIPYQTPPDTPAVPSQVIDSPNVSYHNQTPYHMFPPQPANSFMPMIYWSAPSAFPSSPYANTYGYRPFPSTANYISIHHQPYYSHPSLCSPIPKVPEKNEKNEVILKESDIDSDSSSSSTETKVPLLS; translated from the exons ATGGTGGAGCTTCAATCATGTGCTAGCTTGGTCAATGCTTCTGCATTGTGTTCAATAGAGCAAGAAGTGAAAGAAGAGAATACTGTCAATGTTATTGCAGAGATATCTGCAGAACTACAaagggaaagagaaaagaatgcTGAGCTTATGGAGAAAATATCTGTACTTGAAGCTCAAATACAAGAAAGAGATCACAAGGGGTCCTTGATCACACACAGACAA GGCAGCTCTATCAATGCAACAGAAAGAAGGCTTAAGAGGTTCAAAAGACAGAAATTAAAAGTGATCCAAAATGATGTTCAAAATGGAAATGTAGTCGATGTTGGGATGGTTTCACAGATAAAGCATGAGATTCCATTCAGTATTCCTCCCAAAGATGCAAATCTTGAAGACTGCTTAGTCAATTGGATGAGCATGGATGAGACTCAGTTTTCGCAGCTTGAAAAACTGAAAGGTGATGACTCTGCTGCAGATTGTAATGATACAGATGATactgatgaagaagatgaagctgATAATAAAATTGACCACATTAATGGACAAATGGATGTGGTCCATGTGGGTGCTATTGAACTGAAAGAAAATCTTCATGAAGATAGTGTTGGTGAGGCAATAAAGTTATCATGCTTTGAAAGTTCCTTTGGTGGACAGAGTGAGCAAACATTTCAACATCTGAACCAAGCAAGAAATGAAGATAGAAAGAATGATGGTCTTCCACCAGAGAAACAACTAGTTCATGATTGCGCAGATGCTCGAAATCATGACAacagagaaattaaaaataaggaaTCTCACAGGACAGAAGCAGATGATTTTGTACCTAAGGAGGCTTGTTATACTCGACCTGGAAATGTATCATTGCTTAGAAAGCCTCCGAAGATAGCTTTCTGTCCCAAGGAAGTAAAGAGGATACTCGAGTCTGAAGTCCTTCTATTGAGAAATGCTCAGTCCCACACCATCAGAAAAATCATAGTGTTTGCATCTCTTGGTATAAGGCATGGTTGTGATGATATGTATGAATTAGACTTCAATCATTTTAGCATTCTACGGAAGGGTGAACCATACGTCTCACCGAAAGATCCAGGG GAGTATGTGCTATATGAGAATCCAGGAAttcaaaggaaaatattttatccaAATCGGCAGAATCCAACGCTATGTCCAGTTCAGATTCTTGAGGAAGAGAAGGACATGCGCCGATCAGATCCTAGTTGCCCATCATGCCTTTTTCTTTGCATTAAGTATGGTGGGAGGACAAGAAATCTTCCTCAAAATGA ATATGTCAGGCAGCGGATGGGACGAAACAAGCTCAAGTCTTTCGGGCCACTTTTGTGCCGAATGGCAATGCTAGTTCACATACGCAGTGGGAGCTTCTTCTTCAAGGCCTTAGGAATCACACTTCTATTCATGGCTGGCTTTCCTGATGACCTGGTACAAAGAGAAACCAAATACCGGAACTTAGACTTGCTGCAAAAATACTACAG GACTGATGAGGACGCAGAAGGAGAGGAGTTGTTTCTTTCACCGGAAAAGACTTGTGAAGTA GCCAGTCCAGGGTCAAAGAAGTTGACAGGGAAAACAACTTCAACAAAATCAAAGGGAAAGAAACAATCAAACTCCTCAAGTAAGCCTCATAATCTTCCAAGATCATCAATTCCTGAGTATGTGCCATCAACCTCTGCACCTCCCGCCCCATTTGGGCATATGGGATATTCCTCAATGCAAACCCATGCAATGGCAGCATTCCAGGCCATCCCATATCAAACTCCACCTGATACTCCAGCAGTCCCAAGCCAAGTAATTGACAGTCCTAATGTCTCTTACCATAACCAAACCCCATATCATATGTTCCCACCACAGCCAGCAAATAGTTTCATGCCTATGATATATTGGTCAGCACCAAGTGCATTTCCTTCAAGTCCTTATGCCAACACATATGGTTATCGACCTTTTCCATCTACTGCAAACTACATTTCCATACACCATCAGCCTTATTACAGCCATCCTTCTTTGTGTTCTCCAATTCCCAAAGTGCCAGAAAAGAATGAGAAGAATGAAGTGATCCTGAAGGAGTCTGATATTGACTCTGATAGCAGTTCAAGCAGTACAGAAACAAAAGTCCCATTACTAAGCTGA